In Mytilus galloprovincialis chromosome 1, xbMytGall1.hap1.1, whole genome shotgun sequence, the following are encoded in one genomic region:
- the LOC143054282 gene encoding cystinosin-like isoform X2, which yields MMAIFSVTTVCFVAFIVRGCTGTGLPSLTFSKTDIQLAVDSTEQLTLTPQSHIIEDATILFMYESGKDTSYKEKHNLIVPVPNVIIHGNTTKGVKVNITAVTAGHLTLRVNSSSPEIENLEKCFVRITLVHNKALVIINAVIGWIYFVAWSISFYPQVISNWKRKSVVGLNFDFLAYNLTGFLAYGFFNVGMFWVVGVKKEYADAHPRGINPVQLNDVIFTIHAVFVTIITIFQCTVYERGGQKISKAYMNFKRKSTEGWSIGNVILDFTGGSFSLLQMFLLAYNSDDWGSIFGDPTKFGLGFFSILFDILFIIQHYVLYRGRTPHYTIIPDTTEYIENPVKTQVATG from the exons ATGATGGCTATATTTTCAGTAACCACTGTGTGCTTTGTCGCTTTTATAGTTAGAG GATGTACAGGTACAGGTTTACCATCTTTGACATTCTCCAAGACTGATATACAACTTGCTGTTGATTCTACTGAGCAATTAACACTAACTCCACA atcacACATCATTGAAGATGcaactattttatttatgtatgaaaGTGGTAAAGACACTTCTTACAAAGAGAAGCATAATTTAATAGTACCAGTACCTAATGTTATAATACATGGAAACACAACAAAAGGCGTGAAGGTCAATATAACAGCAGTAACTGCAGGGCATCTGACGTTACGAGTCAATTCATCATCGCCAGAAATAGAAAA cttAGAGAAATGTTTTGTAAGAATAACATTAGTACATAATAAAGCTCTAGTTATTATCAATGCTGTTATTGGATGGATATACTTTGTTGCATGGTCAATCTCATTTTATCCACAAGTTATCTCCAACTGGAAAAGAAAAAG TGTCGTTGGACTGAACTTTGACTTTCTAGCTTACAACCTAACTGGATTCCTTGCCTATGGATTTTTCAATGTTGGAATGTTTTGGGTAGTTGGTGTGAAG AAAGAATATGCTGATGCACATCCAAGGGGAATTAATCCAGTACAGCTAAATGatgttatatttacaatacatgcAGTGTTTGTCACTATTATAACTATATTCCAGTGCACAGTGTATGAG AGAGGTGGACAGAAGATATCCAAA gcATATATGAATTTCAAGAGAAAAAGCACTGAAGGTTGGAGTATTGGAAATGTTATCTTAGATTTTACTGGCGGATCATTTAGTTTGTTACAGATGTTCTTATTGGCTTACAATAGTG ATGATTGGGGTTCTATATTTGGAGATCCAACAAAGTTTGGTCTTGGATTCTTTTCCATcttatttgacattttatttattatccaACATTATGTGCTATACAGAGGAAGAACACCACACTATACAATTATACCAGACACAACTGAATATATTGAAAATCCTGTCAAAACTCAGGTCGCAACAGGATAA
- the LOC143054315 gene encoding large ribosomal subunit protein mL55-like produces MAALLRNTLNLCQKCSFFNLPLQTVMISSRQNSNRTSVCRVKRSIFRQMYPTTLVLPDGATINIRYHEPRRIIKLPLDVETLSEEDRKKRLKRRTKIRKIEVKDDGNEEDFSMNKYQYLWKNKKK; encoded by the exons ATGGCTGCCTTATTGAG GAACACATTAAACCTTTGTCAAAAATGTTCCTTCTTCAACTTACCACTACAGACAGTAATGATCTCAAGTCGTCAGAATTCCAATAGAACATCTGTATGTCGTGTGAAGAGATCTATCTTTAGACAAATGTATCCTACCACTTTAGTTTTACCAGATGGAGCAACAATTAATATAAGATATCATGAACCTAGAAGAATAATAAAG TTGCCATTAGATGTGGAAACATTGTCTGAAGAAGACAGGAAAAAGAGACTGAAAAGAAGGACAAAGATAAGGAAAATAGAAGTGAAAGATGATGGAAATGAGGAGGACTTTAGTATGAACAAATATCAGTATTTatggaaaaataagaaaaaataa
- the LOC143054282 gene encoding cystinosin-like isoform X3 has product MMAIFSVTTVCFVAFIVRGCTGTGLPSLTFSKTDIQLAVDSTEQLTLTPQSHIIEDATILFMYESGKDTSYKEKHNLIVPVPNVIIHGNTTKGVKVNITAVTAGHLTLRVNSSSPEIENLEKCFVRITLVHNKALVIINAVIGWIYFVAWSISFYPQVISNWKRKSVVGLNFDFLAYNLTGFLAYGFFNVGMFWVVGVKKEYADAHPRGINPVQLNDVIFTIHAVFVTIITIFQCTVYEAYMNFKRKSTEGWSIGNVILDFTGGSFSLLQMFLLAYNSDDWGSIFGDPTKFGLGFFSILFDILFIIQHYVLYRGRTPHYTIIPDTTEYIENPVKTQVATG; this is encoded by the exons ATGATGGCTATATTTTCAGTAACCACTGTGTGCTTTGTCGCTTTTATAGTTAGAG GATGTACAGGTACAGGTTTACCATCTTTGACATTCTCCAAGACTGATATACAACTTGCTGTTGATTCTACTGAGCAATTAACACTAACTCCACA atcacACATCATTGAAGATGcaactattttatttatgtatgaaaGTGGTAAAGACACTTCTTACAAAGAGAAGCATAATTTAATAGTACCAGTACCTAATGTTATAATACATGGAAACACAACAAAAGGCGTGAAGGTCAATATAACAGCAGTAACTGCAGGGCATCTGACGTTACGAGTCAATTCATCATCGCCAGAAATAGAAAA cttAGAGAAATGTTTTGTAAGAATAACATTAGTACATAATAAAGCTCTAGTTATTATCAATGCTGTTATTGGATGGATATACTTTGTTGCATGGTCAATCTCATTTTATCCACAAGTTATCTCCAACTGGAAAAGAAAAAG TGTCGTTGGACTGAACTTTGACTTTCTAGCTTACAACCTAACTGGATTCCTTGCCTATGGATTTTTCAATGTTGGAATGTTTTGGGTAGTTGGTGTGAAG AAAGAATATGCTGATGCACATCCAAGGGGAATTAATCCAGTACAGCTAAATGatgttatatttacaatacatgcAGTGTTTGTCACTATTATAACTATATTCCAGTGCACAGTGTATGAG gcATATATGAATTTCAAGAGAAAAAGCACTGAAGGTTGGAGTATTGGAAATGTTATCTTAGATTTTACTGGCGGATCATTTAGTTTGTTACAGATGTTCTTATTGGCTTACAATAGTG ATGATTGGGGTTCTATATTTGGAGATCCAACAAAGTTTGGTCTTGGATTCTTTTCCATcttatttgacattttatttattatccaACATTATGTGCTATACAGAGGAAGAACACCACACTATACAATTATACCAGACACAACTGAATATATTGAAAATCCTGTCAAAACTCAGGTCGCAACAGGATAA
- the LOC143054282 gene encoding cystinosin-like isoform X1, whose protein sequence is MMAIFSVTTVCFVAFIVRGCTGTGLPSLTFSKTDIQLAVDSTEQLTLTPQSHIIEDATILFMYESGKDTSYKEKHNLIVPVPNVIIHGNTTKGVKVNITAVTAGHLTLRVNSSSPEIENLEKCFVRITLVHNKALVIINAVIGWIYFVAWSISFYPQVISNWKRKSVVGLNFDFLAYNLTGFLAYGFFNVGMFWVVGVKKEYADAHPRGINPVQLNDVIFTIHAVFVTIITIFQCTVYERGGQKISKVSLFLVIGAWLFILVSLFVTVGKVITWLTYLYYFSYVKLGVTLIKYVPQAYMNFKRKSTEGWSIGNVILDFTGGSFSLLQMFLLAYNSDDWGSIFGDPTKFGLGFFSILFDILFIIQHYVLYRGRTPHYTIIPDTTEYIENPVKTQVATG, encoded by the exons ATGATGGCTATATTTTCAGTAACCACTGTGTGCTTTGTCGCTTTTATAGTTAGAG GATGTACAGGTACAGGTTTACCATCTTTGACATTCTCCAAGACTGATATACAACTTGCTGTTGATTCTACTGAGCAATTAACACTAACTCCACA atcacACATCATTGAAGATGcaactattttatttatgtatgaaaGTGGTAAAGACACTTCTTACAAAGAGAAGCATAATTTAATAGTACCAGTACCTAATGTTATAATACATGGAAACACAACAAAAGGCGTGAAGGTCAATATAACAGCAGTAACTGCAGGGCATCTGACGTTACGAGTCAATTCATCATCGCCAGAAATAGAAAA cttAGAGAAATGTTTTGTAAGAATAACATTAGTACATAATAAAGCTCTAGTTATTATCAATGCTGTTATTGGATGGATATACTTTGTTGCATGGTCAATCTCATTTTATCCACAAGTTATCTCCAACTGGAAAAGAAAAAG TGTCGTTGGACTGAACTTTGACTTTCTAGCTTACAACCTAACTGGATTCCTTGCCTATGGATTTTTCAATGTTGGAATGTTTTGGGTAGTTGGTGTGAAG AAAGAATATGCTGATGCACATCCAAGGGGAATTAATCCAGTACAGCTAAATGatgttatatttacaatacatgcAGTGTTTGTCACTATTATAACTATATTCCAGTGCACAGTGTATGAG AGAGGTGGACAGAAGATATCCAAAGTTAGTTTGTTTTTAGTGATAGGTGCATGGTTGTTTATATTGGTGTCATTATTTGTAACCGTAGGGAAAGTTATAACATGGCTGACGTATCTGTACTACTTCTCCTACGTCAAGTTAGGAGTAACTCTTATAAAATATGTTCCTCAG gcATATATGAATTTCAAGAGAAAAAGCACTGAAGGTTGGAGTATTGGAAATGTTATCTTAGATTTTACTGGCGGATCATTTAGTTTGTTACAGATGTTCTTATTGGCTTACAATAGTG ATGATTGGGGTTCTATATTTGGAGATCCAACAAAGTTTGGTCTTGGATTCTTTTCCATcttatttgacattttatttattatccaACATTATGTGCTATACAGAGGAAGAACACCACACTATACAATTATACCAGACACAACTGAATATATTGAAAATCCTGTCAAAACTCAGGTCGCAACAGGATAA